The Anaerotignum propionicum DSM 1682 sequence TAGAATCTCCTTCAGGTGCTAAGCTTGATTTACCTTGTGCAATTACTCTGATTTCAGGGTTATCTTTCAGCCTTCCCACGATTAAAACAGAGCGTGCAACTGCTTGAAAATCAATAGATCCTAAACCACGATAAGATGCTTTACTACCACCTTTATTCATATGGCCAATTAGGATAATGGCACAAGAATATTTGTCAGCAATACTACCTAATTTAGACATAACAGAACGTGTTTCATTTGCCACATTCATATTGATATCAGTACCTAAATAAGCTTGGATGGGATCTAAGATAACCAACCTTGCTTTAGTTTCTACAATGGCTTGCTCCAGTCGCTCGTCAACCATAGAAAGTGCCTGTGTACTTTCATCGATAACTTTAATTTTGGTGCAGTCAGCATTTGCCTCTACAAGCCTTGGCTTTATGGTATCATTTAGCCCATCTTCTGCGGTCTGATAGATGATGTTAATGGGATCACGTTCTCTATCATCGTAGGGTAGTGGTTCACCATTAGAAAGTAGGGCGGCAAGTTTTAAAACTACTGTGGTTTTACCTTCTCCAGGATCACCTTGAATAATTGTGATTTTTCCGTATGGTATGTATGGATACCACAACCATTCCACCTCTTTTGTTTCAATATCTTCCATGTTTATAATTTTCAGTTTGCTCAAACGTGTTTCCTCCTCTTGAATATTGGGTGGAAACCGTGATATACTTAAGTTGTTAATGGGATACCACAGTTTCGCTGTTATCTCAAAAGCTTCTATCTTGCCGGATAGGGGCTTTTATTTTTGCTCATTTTGTAGTCCTTGCAGTGTTAATGTAATTAGGTTAATTGTTTCTAGCAATTCTGTATCTAATCCATCTATCAATCCATCAATACGGCTTAGTTCTACTAAGACGTTGCTTAGTTGGTCACGCAGAGCCTTATATACTCTTGGATTGCCCTGAACAACAATATCTCTTTCTGATATGCGGTTTATTAAATAATCTTGCTTGTTCAGTCCTGATAGTTTCACAGCAATTTCGAATTGCTCCCATTCTTCAGGCGATACTCTGAAAGCTACTGTTTTACTACGAAAGCGATTTTTCTTATCAAGATTTTTTGCCGACATTTTGTAATTCCTCCAATTTGTCTACCATCTCAATCTGCTTACTTGGGAATAGATGAGCATAGCGGTAAGTAATATCTATTGACTCATGACCAACTCTATCAGCTATAGCAACGGCACTAAAACCTAGGTTAATCAATAGACTTACATGAGAATGCCTGATAGAATGCAAAGTTATCTTTTTTACTCCGGTTTCCCTGCAACCTCGTATCATTTCATTGGTTAGATAACTTTTATTTGTGGGGAAGAGCCTATCCTTTGGTTTAAGTTTGTACTGATGACGGATATACTCCTGTATTTCCTCACACAAGGTATCTGTAATTTTAATAATGCGGTTGCTTTTTGGTGTTTTAGGCTCCGTGATAATATCTTTACCCTGTAACCTTTGATAGGATTTATTGATACTTACAGTCCCTTTTTCAAAATCAAAGTCTTTGGGTGTCAGTGCCAATAGTTCACCAATTCTTAAGCCTGTCCAATACATTAAGGAAAAAGCATAGTAGGACATAGGCTTGTCTCTCATGGCATCAATAAAAATTTCATATTCTTCTTGTGTCCAAAATTCAATTTCTTTGGTTTTCTCACTACCCATATTGCCAACCTTAGCCGCAGGGTTGCTTTTGAGCTCATAGAATTTGACTGCATGATTGAATAGGGCAGAAAGTTGGTTATGTAGGGTCTTTCGATAAGTCATACTATACCCCTTGCCCTTATCATCACGATAGTTCATCATTGCATTTTGCCAAGCCATCACATCGGTGGCTTTGATTTCGTTCATCTTCTTATCATTGAAGTAGGGTAAAATCTTCTTTTCAATAATATGCTCTTTGGTTAGCCAGGTATTGAGTTTGAGCCTTGCTTTCATATCATTTTTGTACAGTTCATAAAACGAGGAAAATGGCATATCCAAGTCCTGTGTTTGCTGTTGTAGAAATACTCGTTCCCACTCTAGTGCTTCCTTTTTGGTGGTAAAACCACGTTTCATCTTTTTGATACGTTTTCCTTGCCAATCAGTGTAATAAAACGCAGTAAACCAAGTATTGTAGCGTTCATCTTTATACGCTGGCATTTAATTACCTCCTTGTAATCCATAAATTTTTTCTTCAAAATAAGCTCTACTTACCTTTCCAGCAATGACAATATAGCCTTGCTTTTTTAATTCATCATTGAGCTGCTGTACCAGCTTGTAAGCGTGGGATTTGGAAGTTCCTAAAATTTCTGCTACTTCCTTTGCGTTAATAAGCGCTGTTTTTGTCATATCAAATCATCCTTTCATCTTGATAAGATACTTTTGTATCTTATGTGTGTTTTTAATGTATCATATACTTTTGTATCTGTCAAATATTTTATTTACTTACTTTATTGTTTCTGATACAATAGTATCTATAAGGGTGGTGTGCATCATGAATATAAGTGAGAAAATACAATTTTATCGTAAAGCCAACAAGCTGACCCAAAAGCAACTATCCGAGCTTTCAGGAGTTAGTGAGATTTCTATACGCAAATATGAAGCAGGGGACAGGTTTCCTAAACCTGAACAACTTAAAAAAATTGCTTCTGTTCTTGAAATTGGCGGTAATCAGCTTTTAGAGATAGAACTTGATGCCGTAAAAGTAGAAACTGTTGGTGACGCCATGACATTGTTTTATCTTCTAAAAGAGAAGTTAGGCATGGACTTTTCCTATGACGTAACATCTGAGGGTAGCATTGATCCAACTTCAATCTATATCCACTTTAAAAACGATAAAATCAATAATTGTCTTGAGCGTATTGCCACAGAGGAAGCAATGGCAGAGCAGTTAAAGCAGTCGCTTGGCGGTATAGATAACGAAAATACTAAAACTCAGCTTTTAACAGATAAATTTTTACTTGACCTTACGAAAGAGGAAATGTCTAAGAATGCAGATCTTCTTTGATATTATTATTGAATAGCTAATGTTTCTATATAATCAGGAAGAAGGATTAAAATGGATAAATTACTTAATGAATTTGAAACTTATTGCCAAACACCTGGAGTAGATTCTGGAAAAGCAAGATCTTATTCAAAAGCGGTGCAATATCTGTGTGATTTTTTACACGAAAAAAATATTAATGAAGAAGTTGTAATAAAAATGAAAAGTATCGAACCTTATTTATCTCTTCCTGACAGCCAATTTTATGAAGAACTGTTAAGTTTCTTAGATAATCGTAGACAATCATCTTATCTCAGAAAAAGATTTATTAAAGCTGCATTGAAATATTTTTTTGACTTTTGGGATAATAAAAATCATCATTCATTATAAAGGTTGGTTTTTACAAAACAAAAACCCTCTCGCTAAACTAAGTCATAAAACTTAGCTAAACGAGAGGGTTTTCCTCTGTTTATTTTATTAATGGTGACACCTTAAATTATTGGTCAAAATAATTTTTAGTATCATAGCAGTATCACAGACTATTTAAAAGTGCCACAAACCCAGTGTTTAAGCCACTTTTAAGCCGTTTAATACTTATTCCCACTCAATCGTAGCGGGGGGTTTAGAAGTAATGTCATACACAATGCGATTAATGTGTTTTACTTCATTTACAATACGAACGCTGATGCGGTCCAATACATCATAAGGAATACGCGCCCAGTCAGCGGTCATGAAGTCCGTTGTTGTTACACCACGCAGTGCCAAAGTATAATCATAGGTTCTGAAATCACCCATAACACCAACAGAACGAACATCCGTAATTACTGCAAAATACTGATTAATGCTGCGGTCTAATCCAGCATTTGCAATTTCCTCACGGAAGATAGCGTCGGCATCTCTCAATATGGATAATTTATCTTCAGTCACTTCGCCAATTACACGAATACCTAAGCCGGGGCCAGGGAAAGGTTGACGCCATACTAGATTTTCAGGTAAGCCAAGTTCAATACCCATCTGACGTACTTCATCTTTAAATAAAAGACGCAAAGGCTCAATCAGCTCCTCGAAATCAACAACGGAGGGCAACCCTCCAACGTTATGATGAGACTTAATCACAGCTGAATCACCCAGACCGCTTTCAATTACGTCAGGGTAGATGGTGCCCTGAACCAAATATTGAACTTTACCGATTTTCTTCGCTTCATCTTCAAAAACTCGGATAAATTCTTCACCAATTATTTTTCTTTTAGCCTCAGGATCAGTGATACCTTTCAGCTTATTCAAAAAGCGTTCTTGTGCATTGGCACGCACAAAATGAGAATCAAAGAAACCGTCAAATACAGATTCTACCTCATCGCCTTCATTTTTACGCATTAAGCCGTGGTCAACGAACACGCAAGTCAGCTGTTTACCGATTGCTTTGGAAACCAAAGCAGCAACAACGCTGGAGTCAACGCCACCTGATAGGGCACAAAGGGCTTTGCCTGTGCCAACCTGTTTGCGGATTTTTTTAATCTGATCGTCAATATAATTTGTCATAGTCCAGTCACCGCTACAACCGCACACTTCATATAAGAAGTTGTGGATCATATCGGTACCTCTTGGCGTATGGTTTACTTCCGGATGGAATTGTACACCGTAAAAGCCTTTTTCAGGGCATTCAATGGCCGCGGCAGGGCAGGTTCCTGTTTTGCCTACAATGCGGAAGCCTTCAGGCATTTCTGTTACAAAGTCTGTATGGCTCATCCAGCAGATTTCTTTTTCACTAATACCTTTAAGCAATTTACTGCTTGTATCGAAGGAAACCTCTGTTTTGCCATATTCACTTTTTTCCTGGGCATTCCCAACTTTTCCGCCTAGGGTATATGCCATTAATTGGCAGCCATAGCAAATTCCTAAAACAGGAATGCCAAGCTCAAAAATTTCAGGATCACAGTGAGGGGATTTTTCATCATACACACTATTAGGTCCGCCGGTGAAAATGATGCCCTTGGGATTTTTAGCCTTGATTTCCTCCATAGGCTTATTCCAAGGCATGATTTCACAATATACATGATGTTCTCTGACACGGCGCGCAATCAACTGATTATATTGGCCGCCAAAGTCTAATACGATAATCATTTCGTGGTTCATCATTAACCTCCATACAAATTTCAATGTCATCCGATTTCTTGAAATGAAAAGCCGCCGAAAAATTCCGACGGCAGATTCTCTATTTATATTAGCATAGGCCACAAATATTGACAAGAGAAAAAACCATGAAATATATTGCCTGTTATTTGGAATCTTTGTAGAATATACAGTTGTAAACCGTTGACAGGTCAGCTTTACTTTGTTATCATCTTAAAGTCATTGTCTTAATTTTACTTTTTTTATTCATACCTACTATAAGGAGGGAAAAACATGGGTTTTTTCGAAAAATGTTTTAAGCTAAAACAGAATAACACTACAATGAAAACTGAAATTTTTGCTGGATTAACTACATTCATGACAATGGCATATATTTTGGTGGTTAACCCCAGTATTTTAAGTGCATCGGGAATGGACGCCAATGCTCTTCTAACTGCTACCTGTCTTGCTTCTGCACTGGGTACATTTTTTATGGCCTTTTTTGCCAACTATCCTTTTGCATTGGCTCCTGGTATGGGGCTGAATGCATATTTTGCTTTTACTGTTTGCGGACAGTATGGTTACAGCTGGCAAGTGGCTTTAACGGCAGTATTTGTGGAGGGTATAATTTTTATTTTGCTTTCCGCTGTAAAAGTGAGAGAAGCAATTTTTAACGCAATACCATCTAATATGAAAAAAGCAACCAGTGTTGGTATTGGTATGTTTATTGCCTTCATTGGATTACAAAATGCAGGTGTTATTGTTCCAAACAGTACCGTTTGTGTTGCATTAGGGGACATTAAAAATATTTCTGTGGCATTATCCTTAATTGGTACAATTATTACATTGGCGCTGGTGGTAAAAAAAGTAAAAGGCGCTTTGTTTTTGGGAATTATTTTAACTTGGGTTTTAGGTATTATCTGTCAGCTTACTGGAATTTATGTAGTAGATATTGATGCAGGAATGTATTCCTTAATTCCTCAGGGAATTATTTCGGCACCTCCAAGTATCGAACCTATCGCAATGAAGCTGAGTTTTCAAGGTGTAAATATTTTGGATTTTATAACTGTTGTATTTGCATTTTTATTTGTTGATTTATTTGATACCCTGGGTACCTTAATCGGTGTATCCACAAAAGCTGGTTTTGTTGATAAAGATGGCAAATTGCCTCATATCAAAGGAGCTTTATTTGCAGATGCATGTGCAACAACAATTGGTGCGACATTAGGTACTTCCACAGTTACCACCTTCGTGGAAAGTGCTTCCGGCGTATCTGATGGCGGACGTACAGGTATGACTGCATTTACCACTGGCGTACTATTTTTAATTGCATTGTTATTTTCCCCAATTTTAACAACAATTCCATCCTTTGCTACAACGCCTGCTTTGGTGGTAGTAGGTCTATTTATGGTTGAAAACATCAGAGAGATTGATTTTAGCGATTATACAGAGGGATTCCCTGCATTTATGACAATACTGATGATGGTTGTTGCATATAGCATATCTGAAGGCTTGGTTTTTGGTGTAATTTCTTATGTATTGTTGAAGCTGCTCAGCGGCAGACAAAAAGAACTGAATCCAGTTATCGTTATTATCGGAATTTTATTCTTTATTAAGTTGATTTTAGGATAAAAGGCAGTTTGAGCAATATTTATTTTGTATGGAATATCTTCGTTCGTTTCGTTAAAGTGAGATTATAACAGCTTAGGAATGATCAAATGAGACATACAATAATGCGCAAACTCATAATATATTTTTCTTGAGACTATTCATTAGACATAAAATAGGAATCCTATGGGTAACCGTAGATAAAATGATTCTCTTCTGGGACATGTATAGTGGATGCGTGATTGAAGCAGAAAGGGCGACTGTTCATTTGAGCAGTAGTCCTTTTGTTGCATTTTGGAAATAGGGAGCCTGAGAACGTGTAATATATGGAAGCAATGGAAATCGTTAAAATTCTTATTGTTTCTTAGAGAAATAAAATCTATAATACTTGTAGTATCTATCATGAGATAAATTTTGGAAAGGCGGATAGCAATGAAAAACTTACTGGTCGCGCAATCGGGCGGCCCATCTGCAGCAATTAATGCCACATTATGCGGTGTGGTTGAAAAAGGATTGGCTGATAAAAATATTGATAAGGTTTATGGCGCACAAAATGGTATCATTGGAATTTTGGCTGAACGAATGGTTGAACTGAATGCGCTGCTTTCTAACCCTCAATCCTTACAGCTGTTATGTCAAACACCTTCTTCGGCATTGGGCTCATGTAGAATGAAGCTTTCACATTGGGAGGAAAGTACCTTTGAATTTGAAAAAATAATTTCTATTTTCAGAAAATATAATATTGGCTATTTTATTTATATTGGTGGAAATGATTCCATGGATACAGTGCATAAGCTTTCAGAATATTGCCGCTTGCGCAAGATAAATGATATTTGTATTATGGGCGCTCCAAAAACCATTGATAACGATTTGATGGAAACGGATCATTGCCCGGGCTTTGGCTCGGCAGCAAAATATATCGCCACCACTTTTTCAGAAATTGCCTGCGATTGCAATGTGTATGCTCTACCTGCTGTCACCATTGTGGAAGTAATGGGGCGAGATGCAGGATGGCTTACTGCTTCTTCCGTTTTGGGTAGAATAAACGGAGACTCCGCACCTGATTTAATTTATCTTTGTGAAAAGCCTTTTTCCGTAGACGGATTTTTACGGGATGTAAGAGAAAAGTTAGGGGAAAAACATGCTGTGGTTATTGCGGTAAGTGAGGGAATTAAAAATGAGGCGGGAGAATATATTACCGATTGCCTTCAGGATAGAACAACAGATGCCTTCGGGCATAAAATTTTGGCAGGTGCGGCAAAGTATTTAGAAGAAATCGTTCGCCAAGAGATTGGGTGTAAGGTCAGAAGTGTAGAGCTGAATTTGATGCAGCGTTGTGCATCCCACGTGGCAAGTGCAGCGGATATTTATGAATCCAGACTGCTTGGCATGGCAGCGGCGGATTATGCTATGGCAGGCGGAAGTGGAAAAATGGCAGCAATCAAAAGAATATCCACCAAGCCGTATCAATTTGAAATTGAATTTGTAGAAATTGAAAAAATTGCCAACCAAGTGAAAACCGTTCCTTTGAAATGGATTCATGAGCAGGGGAATGATGTTACTCAAGAAATGATTGATTATTTGCTTCCGTTGATTCAAGGAGAGCTGCCTTGTACCTACGAAAATGGGGTTCCTGTGCATTTTAGACTGTTTTAAAAGGTTCTTTAAAGAAAAAATCAATGAATTCAAAATTTTTCATGTTTTTGTATAAAATTTTCCAAAAGGGTACATACTTTTTTCGAGGTGGAAATTATGAAGAAAAAAGTTGTACTTCTGGCCCTTGCCGGCTTTTTTCTATCGTTGGGGCTAGGTTATGTTTTAACAGCGAAAGAACAAGAAAAGCAAAAGCTTCCAACACAGGAACATACCGTTTTGGTTGGAAAAAAAGAAGTTACTGTGAAAAAAGAGGGTAAAATAATTTACCAATATTACTATACAAAGGACGCAATCACAAAAGAGGTTACTGAGCCAGTTCCGGATTTTCTTGAAGGGTTGAACCGCCGGCAGATGCAAAGCATTTATAACGGGTGGCAAATTGTTTATTTTTCACCTGAAAAGGTAATACTGCGGTGTTCTGTTGAGGGAAAAAGCAGTGAGGTCTTTGTTTTAAAAGAGTATGAAGGCAATTTAGCTGTGTTTACAGAAGATATTGATAAAAAGATGAGATTAAAGGAATTGACGAAAGTTCCGAT is a genomic window containing:
- a CDS encoding plasmid mobilization protein — translated: MSAKNLDKKNRFRSKTVAFRVSPEEWEQFEIAVKLSGLNKQDYLINRISERDIVVQGNPRVYKALRDQLSNVLVELSRIDGLIDGLDTELLETINLITLTLQGLQNEQK
- the guaA gene encoding glutamine-hydrolyzing GMP synthase, which translates into the protein MNHEMIIVLDFGGQYNQLIARRVREHHVYCEIMPWNKPMEEIKAKNPKGIIFTGGPNSVYDEKSPHCDPEIFELGIPVLGICYGCQLMAYTLGGKVGNAQEKSEYGKTEVSFDTSSKLLKGISEKEICWMSHTDFVTEMPEGFRIVGKTGTCPAAAIECPEKGFYGVQFHPEVNHTPRGTDMIHNFLYEVCGCSGDWTMTNYIDDQIKKIRKQVGTGKALCALSGGVDSSVVAALVSKAIGKQLTCVFVDHGLMRKNEGDEVESVFDGFFDSHFVRANAQERFLNKLKGITDPEAKRKIIGEEFIRVFEDEAKKIGKVQYLVQGTIYPDVIESGLGDSAVIKSHHNVGGLPSVVDFEELIEPLRLLFKDEVRQMGIELGLPENLVWRQPFPGPGLGIRVIGEVTEDKLSILRDADAIFREEIANAGLDRSINQYFAVITDVRSVGVMGDFRTYDYTLALRGVTTTDFMTADWARIPYDVLDRISVRIVNEVKHINRIVYDITSKPPATIEWE
- a CDS encoding AAA family ATPase: MSRFPPNIQEEETRLSKLKIINMEDIETKEVEWLWYPYIPYGKITIIQGDPGEGKTTVVLKLAALLSNGEPLPYDDRERDPINIIYQTAEDGLNDTIKPRLVEANADCTKIKVIDESTQALSMVDERLEQAIVETKARLVILDPIQAYLGTDINMNVANETRSVMSKLGSIADKYSCAIILIGHMNKGGSKASYRGLGSIDFQAVARSVLIVGRLKDNPEIRVIAQGKSSLAPEGDSIAFELSKETGFRFLGKYDITADDLLNGIQKDNKSQLAEQLLNELLADGKRPQSEIMSIAKEHRISKRILDEVKKNMYIKSLKIGNKWYWELIKSDS
- a CDS encoding 6-phosphofructokinase, with product MKNLLVAQSGGPSAAINATLCGVVEKGLADKNIDKVYGAQNGIIGILAERMVELNALLSNPQSLQLLCQTPSSALGSCRMKLSHWEESTFEFEKIISIFRKYNIGYFIYIGGNDSMDTVHKLSEYCRLRKINDICIMGAPKTIDNDLMETDHCPGFGSAAKYIATTFSEIACDCNVYALPAVTIVEVMGRDAGWLTASSVLGRINGDSAPDLIYLCEKPFSVDGFLRDVREKLGEKHAVVIAVSEGIKNEAGEYITDCLQDRTTDAFGHKILAGAAKYLEEIVRQEIGCKVRSVELNLMQRCASHVASAADIYESRLLGMAAADYAMAGGSGKMAAIKRISTKPYQFEIEFVEIEKIANQVKTVPLKWIHEQGNDVTQEMIDYLLPLIQGELPCTYENGVPVHFRLF
- a CDS encoding site-specific integrase, producing MPAYKDERYNTWFTAFYYTDWQGKRIKKMKRGFTTKKEALEWERVFLQQQTQDLDMPFSSFYELYKNDMKARLKLNTWLTKEHIIEKKILPYFNDKKMNEIKATDVMAWQNAMMNYRDDKGKGYSMTYRKTLHNQLSALFNHAVKFYELKSNPAAKVGNMGSEKTKEIEFWTQEEYEIFIDAMRDKPMSYYAFSLMYWTGLRIGELLALTPKDFDFEKGTVSINKSYQRLQGKDIITEPKTPKSNRIIKITDTLCEEIQEYIRHQYKLKPKDRLFPTNKSYLTNEMIRGCRETGVKKITLHSIRHSHVSLLINLGFSAVAIADRVGHESIDITYRYAHLFPSKQIEMVDKLEELQNVGKKS
- a CDS encoding NCS2 family permease, with the protein product MGFFEKCFKLKQNNTTMKTEIFAGLTTFMTMAYILVVNPSILSASGMDANALLTATCLASALGTFFMAFFANYPFALAPGMGLNAYFAFTVCGQYGYSWQVALTAVFVEGIIFILLSAVKVREAIFNAIPSNMKKATSVGIGMFIAFIGLQNAGVIVPNSTVCVALGDIKNISVALSLIGTIITLALVVKKVKGALFLGIILTWVLGIICQLTGIYVVDIDAGMYSLIPQGIISAPPSIEPIAMKLSFQGVNILDFITVVFAFLFVDLFDTLGTLIGVSTKAGFVDKDGKLPHIKGALFADACATTIGATLGTSTVTTFVESASGVSDGGRTGMTAFTTGVLFLIALLFSPILTTIPSFATTPALVVVGLFMVENIREIDFSDYTEGFPAFMTILMMVVAYSISEGLVFGVISYVLLKLLSGRQKELNPVIVIIGILFFIKLILG
- a CDS encoding helix-turn-helix domain-containing protein, whose protein sequence is MNISEKIQFYRKANKLTQKQLSELSGVSEISIRKYEAGDRFPKPEQLKKIASVLEIGGNQLLEIELDAVKVETVGDAMTLFYLLKEKLGMDFSYDVTSEGSIDPTSIYIHFKNDKINNCLERIATEEAMAEQLKQSLGGIDNENTKTQLLTDKFLLDLTKEEMSKNADLL
- a CDS encoding helix-turn-helix transcriptional regulator encodes the protein MTKTALINAKEVAEILGTSKSHAYKLVQQLNDELKKQGYIVIAGKVSRAYFEEKIYGLQGGN